One window of Oncorhynchus masou masou isolate Uvic2021 chromosome 33, UVic_Omas_1.1, whole genome shotgun sequence genomic DNA carries:
- the LOC135528093 gene encoding large ribosomal subunit protein eL22 — protein sequence MAPVKKQSTKGSKGGKKKKQVLKFTLDCTHPVEDGIMDAANFEQFLQERIKVNGKAGNLGGGVVSIERSKSKITVSSEVPFSKRYLKYLTKKYLKKNNLRDWLRVVANTKESYELRYFQINQDEEEEEDED from the exons ATGGCTCCTGTG AAGAAGCAGAGCACCAAGGGGTCCAAGGGTGGCAAGAAGAAGAAGCAGGTCCTGAAGTTCACTCTGGACTGCACCCACCCTGTTGAAGATGGCATCATGGATGCTGCCAACTTT GAGCAGTTCCTCCAGGAGCGCATCAAGGTGAATGGGAAAGCTGGAAacctgggtggtggtgtggtgtctaTTGAGAGGAGTAAGAGCAAGATCACAGTTTCCTCCGAGGTCCCCTTCTCCAAAAG ATATCTGAAATATCTGACCAAGAAGTACTTGAAGAAAAACAATCTTCGCGACTGGCTGCGTGTTGTGGCCAACACCAAGGAGAGCTACGAGCTGCGTTACTTCCAGATCAaccaggatgaggaggaggaggaagatgaggattaA
- the icmt gene encoding protein-S-isoprenylcysteine O-methyltransferase, producing MAGKLVLEGKISVISFLLGLGVVIIPLIRTFAGHLDWVFDYLTGVRGKIAIAVYIAVINGFLLIIYKGPLYKVAVRACFLGFTFGCGLIISFSQTTWTHFGWYMCSLSFFHYSEYLVTAIINPRSLSLDSFLLNHSVEYTVAAVSSWVEFTIEKLTVPELKQLSWLSLVGLVMVLCGDFLRKSAMLTAGSNFNHIVQNEKAQSHVLVTDGVYAFFRHPSYVGWFYWSIGTQVMLCNPVCIAGYTMASWRFFRERIEEEELSLIHFFAEDYLEYKKKVGTGLPFISGIRINSS from the exons ATGGCAGGCAAGTTGGTGTTAGAGGGGAAAATAAGTGTTATAAGCTTTCTTTTAGGACTGGGTGTTGTTATAATTCCACTTATTAGAACATTCGCTGGACATCTTGACTGGGTATTCGACTATCTCACTGGAGTGAGGGGGAAAATAGCTATTGCTGTGTACATCGCTGTTATCAATGGCTTCTTGCTTATCATATACAAGGGACCTCTATATAAG GTTGCTGTGCGAGCCTGCTTCCTTGGCTTTACTTTTGGGTGTGGCTTGATCATAAGCTTTTCCCAAACCACATGGACACACTTTGGCTG GTACATGTGCTCCTTGTCTTTCTTCCACTACTCCGAGTACCTGGTGACAGCCATCATTAACCCCCGCAGCCTGTCTCTGGACTCATTCCTTCTCAACCACAGTGTGGAGTACACCGTGGCTGctgtgtcctcatgggtggagtTCACCATAGAGAAGCTCACTGTCCCAG AGCTGAAGCAGCTGAGCTGGCTCAGCCTGGTGGGCCTGGTGATGGTGCTGTGTGGGGACTTCCTGCGTAAGTCTGCCATGCTGACAGCCGGCTCCAACTTCAACCACATCGTCCAGAACGAGAAGGCCCAGAGCCACGTGCTGGTCACGGATGGGGTCTATGCCTTcttcagacacccctcctacgtGGGATGGTTCTACTGGAGCATTGGCACACAG GTGATGCTGTGCAACCCTGTCTGCATCGCGGGCTATACCATGGCAAGCTGGCGCTTCTTCCGTGAACGGATTGAGGAGGAGGAGCTTTCTCTCATCCATTTCTTTGCAGAGGACTACCTGGAGTACAAAAAGAAGGTTGGCACCGGCCTGCCGTTTATTTCGGGCATCCGCATCAACAGCTCCTAG
- the rcc2 gene encoding protein RCC2 homolog, whose protein sequence is MPRKKVTEVSGNGGIKRKRAGGKKKEREFSSDDEFDDYEEQENTKKPGKPAAKSGLQPVTVPDDIKEKIKLDLPKVKGQLLIFGATNWDLIGRKEVPKAQAAFRNLGQNLWGPHRYGCLNDVQVSSVVSGPCAAHSLLITTEGKLWSWGRNEKGQLGHGDTKRLEAPKLIEALADEVVVAAACGRNHTLALTEGGTAYSFGENKLGQLGQGNQTDAVLSPAPIQYNGQPLVKVACGAEFSMVVDCKGNLYSFGCPEYGQLGHNSDGKFIARAQRIEFDCETIARRVTIFIEKSKDGQVTPVPNVVVRDVACGGNHTLILDSQKRVFSWGFGGYGRLGHTEQKDEMVPRLVKLFDFPGRGASQIYTGYQCSFAVNEMGGLFFWGVTNTSRESTMYPKAVQDLCGWKVRSLACGKSSIVIAADDSTISWGPSPTFGELGYGDNKAKSSTTAQEVKSLDGVYAEQVVMGYAHSLVIARQDTPQEQEKLKKLPEYNPRTL, encoded by the exons ATGCCACGCAAGAAGGTAACTGAAGTCTCTGGAAATGGTGGGATCAAGAGGAAGAGGGCAGGAGGCAAAAAGAAGGAAAGGGAGTTCAGCAGTGATGATGAATTTGATGATTATGAAGAGCAGGAGAACACAAAGAAACCTGGCAAGCCTGCTGCAAAGTCAGGCCTTCAACCAGTCACTGTGCCTGACGACATTAAAGAAAAAATA AAACTTGACTTACCTAAAGTCAAAGGTCAACTGCTCATTTTCGGGGCCACCAACTGGGATCTCATTGGAAGGAAAGAGGTTCCGAAAGCACAAG CGGCCTTCAGGAACCTAGGCCAGAACCTGTGGGGTCCTCACCGTTACGGCTGCCTGAATGATGTGCAGGTCAGCAGTGTGGTGTCTGGGCCCTGTGCCGCCCACAGCCTCCTCATCACCACAGAGGGCAAGCTCTGGAGCTGGG GTCGAAATGAAAAGGGTCAGCTGGGTCACGGGGACACTAAGCGTCTGGAGGCCCCAAAGCTGATTGAGGCCCTCGCAGACGAGGTGGTGGTGGCTGCAGCCTGTGGACGCAACCACACCCTGGCATTGACTGAGGGTGGCACCGCCTACTCGTTTGGTGAGAACAAACTGGGTCAGCTGGGCCAAGGGAACCAAACTGATGCAGTCCTCAGTCCAGCCCCG ATCCAGTACAACGGGCAGCCCTTGGTCAAGGTGGCGTGTGGGGCAGAGTTCAGCATGGTGGTGGACTGCAAAGGGAACCTTTACTCGTTCGGATGCCCAGAGTATGGCCAGCTAG GCCACAACTCTGATGGAAAGTTCATTGCCCGCGCCCAGCGCATTGAGTTCGACTGTGAGACCATTGCACGTCGCGTGACCATCTTCATCGAGAAGAGTAAGGATGGCCAGGTGACGCCCGTACCCAACGTGGTGGTCCGAGATGTCGCCTGCGGAGGCAATCACACG ctgaTATTGGATTCCCAGAAGCGGGTGTTTTCCTGGGGCTTTGGTGGCTATGGGCGGCTGGGTCACACAGAGCAGAAGGACGAGATGGTGCCCAGACTGGTGAAGCTCTTTGACTTCCCCGGGCGTGGGGCATCCCAAATCTACACTGGCTACCAGTGCTCCTTCGCTGTCAATGAAATGG GGGGGCTGTTTTTCTGGGGGGTCACAAATACCTCGCGGGAATCTACCATGTACCCCAAGGCTGTACAGGACCTGTGTGGATGGAAGGTCCGCAGTCTGGCCTGCGGGAAAAGCAGTATCGTTATCGCTGCAGACGACAGCACCATCAGTTGGGGACCCTCCCCTACTTTTGGCGAGCTG GGTTACGGTGACAACAAGGCCAAGTCCTCCACTACTGCCCAGGAGGTTAAGAGTCTGGATGGAGTTTACGCTGAACAG GTGGTGATGGGATATGCACACTCCCTGGTCATTGCCAGACAGGACACTCCACAGGAACAAGAGAAGCTCAAGAAGCTGCCAGAGTACAACCCACGCACACTCTAA